Within Epilithonimonas zeae, the genomic segment GATATTCAGAATTTCAGACCCTACATTTCATTGTTGTTGAATTTGTCTAAGGACCATCTTGACCAATACAATTATAATTATGAAGAATATGCATTGGCAAAGTTCAGAATTGCTGAAAATCAGGATGCTAATAATTTTTTTATCTATAACAAAGATGACGAAATGAGCAAATCGATTCTTGAAAAATTGGATTTGAAAGTGACAAAAGTTCCATTCTCATTAGATGAAAAATTGGAAAAAGGTGCTTTCTCGATTGATGAAAATTTTGTAGTCAATATCAATGAAGGATTCACAATGAATATTGACGAACTGTCATTGGTTGGAAAACATAATGTAGCAAATAGCCTGGCAGCAAGTATCGCTGGAAAGTTATTGGAAATCAGTAATGAAAGTATCAGACATTCATTGATGACATTCCAGGCGGTTGAGCACAGATTGGAGCCAGTGGCTGAAATCAGAGGTGTAAAGTTCATCAACGACAGTAAGGCAACAAACGTGAATGCGACTTACTTCGCTTTGGAAAGTATGAAACAGCCGGTGGTTTGGATTGTTGGCGGAAAAGACAAAGGAAATGATTATACTGAAATCGAAGAATTAGTTAAGAAAAAAGTAAAAGCAATTGTTTGCTTAGGAATTGATAATTCTAAGATTATTGAGTTCTTCAAAGACAAGAAAACACAGATTTATGACACTTCCAGTATGCAAAAAGCGGTAGAGGTTTCTAAATCAATTGCAGAAAAAGGAGACGTAGTTTTATTGTCGCCTTGTTGCGCAAGTTTTGATTTGTTCAATGGTTATGAAGACCGTGGAAATCAATTCAAAAAAGAAGTTTTAGAAGAATTGACAATTAAGAATTAGAATTATCAACAGGATTGGGCTTTAGCCCGTTCTAAAAATAAACGAACAAATTGGCTTTAGCCAAAATAAAAAATGCCATTTGTAAAAGTTTACATACACATTGTTTGGAGTACAAAAAACAGAATTCCTTTTCTCAATTCCAAAAATTTGAGAATCAATGTATGGAAACACATAAAACAAAATGCAAATGAAAAAGAAATTTTTATAGATGTTGTAAATGGATATTCAGACCATTGTCATTGTTTAATTTCTTTGTCAACAAACCAGACAATAGAGAAAGTTGTACAATTGATAAAAGGAGAATCTTCATTTTGGATTAATAAGAATAATCTGACCAAAGAGAAGTTTGCTTGGCAAGATGAATATTTTGCCGTTTCTGTTTCAGAATCGATGATAGAGAAAGTCAGAAATTATATTATTAATCAAGAAAAACATCATTTAACAAGAAGTTTTTCTGAGGAATATGAAGAATTTATTTCAAAATATAATTTTAATTCAAAAGAAAAATAAGTTTTGGCTAAAGCCAATGTGATAATGATAAGAAACATCAGGCTAAAGCCGGACGCAATTGAAAATAAAATTTTAGACATCAATAGGATTGGGCTTTAGCCCATTCTGAAATATTAAAGAAAAAATTTGGCTTTAGCCAAAACTTATAATGAGCGAACAAACTACAGAAAACAGATTCGAGCTACTGAAAGGCGACAAAGTCCTTTGGTCGGTTATCATTTTGATTTCCTTCCTTTCCGTATTTCCGGTTTATTCCGCAAGTTCGAATCTGGAATATATCGTGAACAACGGGACTACAACTGGTCACGTTTTCAAGCATATCGTTTTCGTATTCATTGGTTTGGGAATTATGCGTTTCGTAGGAACAGTCAAGTACGAATACATCGGAAAACTGAGTTCCATTCTTCTCTTGTTCACGATTGGATTATTGCTGATAACAATGTTCACAGGACAAAAGATTGAAGGAGCAAGTGCTTCGCGTTGGTTGAAAATCCCAGGAACACCAATTTCTTTTCAGCCATCGTCGTTTGCTTATTTGATGCTGATTATTTATCTGTGCAGATATTTGACTAAGAAAATCAAAAGGGAAAGAGTTCCAATTGAGAACATCATTTACATATTCGGACCAATTCTAATTGTGTTCGGATTGGTTGCAAAAGACAACGGTTCCACAGCATTGATGATTATGATGGTTTCAATTATCATTCTGATTATAGGACAATTGGCTTGGCAATATGTAGCGGGGTTTATCTCGGTTGCTGTTGTTTTTGTTGTAATGTTTTTAGTCATTGCTTTGAATACGAATTTAATCGGAGGAAACCGGGTTCATACCTGGATGAGCCGTATCGAAACCTTCACGAGTTCCAAGAAAACAGCTGATGTTGAGGATGAAAGTATCAAGGCAAAAAACTATCAGGTGATGCAGGCAAAAGCGGCTATTGTTCACGGTGGATTCAACGGAATTGGACCTGGGAAAAGTGCTTTGAAGCAGACATTACCACAATCGGTTTCCGATTTTATTTTCGCAATTATTGTGGAAGAATACGGCTGGATTGGAGCGTTTGTTTTGATTAGCCTTTATATGATAATGATTATCAGGATTGTAATGATAGCCAGTAAAATGCCCGCTTTTTTTGGGTCATTGCTGGTGCTCGCCATTGGACTGATGATTTTTGTTCAATTGTCAGTAAACATTGCTGTTGCTGTGAATTTGATTCCGGTAACAGGTCAGCCTTTACCATTGATAAGTTATGGAGGAACGTCGATGTTGGTAACCTATATTCAATTAGGAATTATTTTGAATGTAAGTTCCAGAATTCAGGTTTTCGATGAAGAAGGTTTGGGCAAAAGACAAAGTATTGAAGAAATAAATGATATCGCATAAATGAGCAAAAAACTAAAAATACTAATGAGCGGCGGAGGAACTGGTGGACACATCTTTCCTGCGGTTGCGATTGCTCAGGAAATCCAGAAAAGATTTCCCGATGCAGAGTTTTTGTTCATTGGTGCGAACGGAAAAATGGAAATGGAAAAGGTTCCTCAATCCGGATTCAAAATCGAAGGATTGAATATCGCCGGGTTTGACAGAGGTAATCTTCTGAAGAATATCGGGCTTCCTTTCAAAATCATTTCCAGCCTGATGAAAGCTAAGAAAATCATCAAAGATTTCAAACCGGATTTTGCGGTTGGAACTGGCGGTTTTGCGAGCGGACCGGCTTTGTATATTGCGGCGAAAATGGGAATTCCGACTTTTATTCAGGAGCAGAATTCGTTGCCAGGAAAGACGAATGTTTTCAATGCGAAAAAAGCAAAAGCAGTTTTTACGGCTTATCCGGATATGGAACAATTTTTCCACGGAACGAAAACTTATTTCTTAGGCAATCCTATCCGTCAGAATATCATCACAGATTTGATTGATAAAGATTTGGCTAAGGAAAAATTAAGTTTAGATAAAAATAAATTAACGATTCTTTCAGTTGGCGGTTCACTAGGTTCCAGAACCTTGAACAACGGCTGGAAAGATAATTTTGATAAACTGAGAGAGAAAGATTATCAGTTAATCTGGCAAACAGGAAAGACGGATTTTGCTGAAATAACTTCCAGCATTCAACCTCCAGCTTCCATCCAAATTAAGGAATTCATCTCCGATATGGCTATGGCTTATTCGGCGGCAGATGTGATTGTTTCCAGAGCCGGAGCAATTGCGATTTCAGAACTGGCAGTTGCAAAAAAACCGGTTTTATTAGTTCCGTTTCCATTTGCGGCGGAAGACCATCAAACCAAAAACGCTTTGACCTTGGTGGAGAAAAATGCGGCGAGAATGGTAAAAGATTCTGAGATGAAGGATAAATTCTGGACTACACTTTCAGAAATCTGTGAGAACGAAAACCTAAGAAAAGAAATGTCAGCCAAACTGGAATTTTTTGCAAAACCAAAAGCAGCAGAAGGAATTGTAGATGAGATTATAAAAGTGATAAATAAATAACACAAAACAAATGATGAAAAATCTTTTTTGGATAATGTCTTTAACATTTTTCTGTAGCTGTGCTTCAGATTTTTATAAGCGTACGCCAGAAAAATTTGCAACACAAGAAAGAATTAATAAAGCAAAAGGATTTGCAGAACAAGTTTTCGGAAAATGTTCAAACAAAGATTATTCTGAAATTCAAGGATTTGACATAGACGTAAATACCAAAAAAGATTTTGGGCCTGAAAACTTAAAGAAATTTTGTGAAGAATTATCCAAAAAGACGGGTACAATTACGATAGGAAAATTTAATAGAGCAATCACTCCAAATTCTCCTAAAGATTTTATGGATTATATGGTTTTTGATGCAAAATATGAAAAAAATGATACTGTGAAATATGCTGTCGTTTCTCTTTATAGGGATAAAGATTTTATATATAAAGTTAATTTAGTAAGCACACCCAAACCTGTAATTCGTATTAATTTTCGAAAATAACAATTAATAATGAGCATCTTAAATAAATATCAAAACTTCTATTTCATCGGCATCGGTGGGATTGGAATGAGTGCGCTGGCGAGATATTTTCACGCTAACGGCAAAAATGTTTTGGGTTATGATAAAACACCAACAAAACTGACGGCTCAAATCGGTTTTGAAGGCATAGATATTACGTTTGAAGATGTCATTGATGAAAAAATTGTAGCGTTGGATAAAGAATCAACATTGGTTATTTATACGCCTGCAATTAAGAAACTCGGAATTCTGGATTATTTCGCAAGTGAAAGTTTTGAAATCCTGAAACGTGCAAAAGTTTTGGGACTGATTACCGAAAATACAGATTGCATCGCCGTTGCTGGAACGCACGGAAAGACAACAACTTCTACATTGATAGCACATCTTTGTAAAGAAGCTAATCTTCCATCATCAGCATTTTTAGGTGGCATTTCTGAGAATTTCAAATCCAATTTCGACTACAACGGCAACCAGTTTTCCGTAGTCGAAGCCGATGAATATGACAGAAGCTTCTTAAACCTTTCACCGGATTGGGCAGTTGTAACATCGATTGATGCTGACCATTTGGATATTTATGGAGACAGAGTTCAGATAGAAGATGGTTTCCGACAGTTTGCAGCTTTGGTTCCAAATGACAATCAGTTGTTTGTGAGAAAAGGAATTGCGATTGGAAGAGAACACAAGACTTATGCTGTGAACGAGGAAGCGGATTATTACTCTGATAATCTGAGAATGGATCACGATAAAATCTATTTCGATTTTCATACGCCAACGCAGGAGGTTGAAGATTTTGTTTGGGAAATTCCGGGAATTCATAATGTTGAAAATGCAACTGTTGCTTTGGCAATTCTGAGCAATTTGGGCGTTGATTTCGATACTTTGAAAAAAGCAATTGCAAGCTTCAAAGGTATCAAGAGAAGATATACGAAACATATTTTCGATAACGGAAAAATCTATATCGATGATTATGCGCATCATCCAACGGAACTGAATGCAGTCATTGGTTCGATAAAAACCTTTTATCCAACCAAGAAATTGTTGGTGGTTTTCCAACCTCATCTTTTTAGCAGAACAAGAGATTTTGCAGAAGATTTTGCAAGAAGTCTGGAAAATGGAGATGGCTTGTTGTTGTTGGATATTTATCCTGCAAGAGAACTTCAGGAAAATTTTGAAGGCATCACATCAACTTGGTTAGCTGAAAAAATTGAAATAGAAAATAAAGAAGTCTGCACATTGCAGGAGACTTTTGAAAATATAAAAAAGAGAGACTTTGATATTTTATTGACAGTCGGAGCGGGAAATATTGATACACTTTATGACCCGATCATGGAATGGCTTCCCAATATTGAAAAAGTAGAAATATGAAACTGAAAATTTTCTTCTTACTATTTATTTTGGTTTTCGGCTTGGGATTTTCGCAGTCGAAAGCAGATTTGATAGAAGTAGAAAATATCAACAAGTATTCTGAAATCATTGATAAAGATTCGAAGATAACTAAATATCAGTTTCAGGTAAAAGGTAAGAACAAAACGATTCATTACCAATATGAGAAGAAGGGAAACGAGATTGTTAAAATCTCACGGGAATGGAAAGAAAATAGCAATAATTGGTGGGAATTGTACAACGATTATTTTCTATTGAAGAATGGCGAAAGGGTTTTTGCCAGCCAAAGTATAACTTACACAAATATGTCCAATGCAGAAGATATAGTTGGTTGGAGTGTTAGTTTTTGGATTGATAAAAATAAAGTGATTCATATGACTTCCCTCGGACACGGAA encodes:
- the murD gene encoding UDP-N-acetylmuramoyl-L-alanine--D-glutamate ligase — its product is MRVVILGGGESGVGAAYLAKAKGFDVFLSDMGIIRENYKKELDELGIDYEDGIHSEEKILNADWVIKSPGIPKKAEMVQKIQEKGIRLSSEIEFASEFTNAKIIAITGSNGKTTTTSLIYYILKEDGFNVGLGGNIGKSFAKQVAEESFDYYVLEVSSFQLDDIQNFRPYISLLLNLSKDHLDQYNYNYEEYALAKFRIAENQDANNFFIYNKDDEMSKSILEKLDLKVTKVPFSLDEKLEKGAFSIDENFVVNINEGFTMNIDELSLVGKHNVANSLAASIAGKLLEISNESIRHSLMTFQAVEHRLEPVAEIRGVKFINDSKATNVNATYFALESMKQPVVWIVGGKDKGNDYTEIEELVKKKVKAIVCLGIDNSKIIEFFKDKKTQIYDTSSMQKAVEVSKSIAEKGDVVLLSPCCASFDLFNGYEDRGNQFKKEVLEELTIKN
- the tnpA gene encoding IS200/IS605 family transposase; the protein is MPFVKVYIHIVWSTKNRIPFLNSKNLRINVWKHIKQNANEKEIFIDVVNGYSDHCHCLISLSTNQTIEKVVQLIKGESSFWINKNNLTKEKFAWQDEYFAVSVSESMIEKVRNYIINQEKHHLTRSFSEEYEEFISKYNFNSKEK
- a CDS encoding FtsW/RodA/SpoVE family cell cycle protein gives rise to the protein MSEQTTENRFELLKGDKVLWSVIILISFLSVFPVYSASSNLEYIVNNGTTTGHVFKHIVFVFIGLGIMRFVGTVKYEYIGKLSSILLLFTIGLLLITMFTGQKIEGASASRWLKIPGTPISFQPSSFAYLMLIIYLCRYLTKKIKRERVPIENIIYIFGPILIVFGLVAKDNGSTALMIMMVSIIILIIGQLAWQYVAGFISVAVVFVVMFLVIALNTNLIGGNRVHTWMSRIETFTSSKKTADVEDESIKAKNYQVMQAKAAIVHGGFNGIGPGKSALKQTLPQSVSDFIFAIIVEEYGWIGAFVLISLYMIMIIRIVMIASKMPAFFGSLLVLAIGLMIFVQLSVNIAVAVNLIPVTGQPLPLISYGGTSMLVTYIQLGIILNVSSRIQVFDEEGLGKRQSIEEINDIA
- the murG gene encoding undecaprenyldiphospho-muramoylpentapeptide beta-N-acetylglucosaminyltransferase, whose translation is MSKKLKILMSGGGTGGHIFPAVAIAQEIQKRFPDAEFLFIGANGKMEMEKVPQSGFKIEGLNIAGFDRGNLLKNIGLPFKIISSLMKAKKIIKDFKPDFAVGTGGFASGPALYIAAKMGIPTFIQEQNSLPGKTNVFNAKKAKAVFTAYPDMEQFFHGTKTYFLGNPIRQNIITDLIDKDLAKEKLSLDKNKLTILSVGGSLGSRTLNNGWKDNFDKLREKDYQLIWQTGKTDFAEITSSIQPPASIQIKEFISDMAMAYSAADVIVSRAGAIAISELAVAKKPVLLVPFPFAAEDHQTKNALTLVEKNAARMVKDSEMKDKFWTTLSEICENENLRKEMSAKLEFFAKPKAAEGIVDEIIKVINK
- the murC gene encoding UDP-N-acetylmuramate--L-alanine ligase, with amino-acid sequence MSILNKYQNFYFIGIGGIGMSALARYFHANGKNVLGYDKTPTKLTAQIGFEGIDITFEDVIDEKIVALDKESTLVIYTPAIKKLGILDYFASESFEILKRAKVLGLITENTDCIAVAGTHGKTTTSTLIAHLCKEANLPSSAFLGGISENFKSNFDYNGNQFSVVEADEYDRSFLNLSPDWAVVTSIDADHLDIYGDRVQIEDGFRQFAALVPNDNQLFVRKGIAIGREHKTYAVNEEADYYSDNLRMDHDKIYFDFHTPTQEVEDFVWEIPGIHNVENATVALAILSNLGVDFDTLKKAIASFKGIKRRYTKHIFDNGKIYIDDYAHHPTELNAVIGSIKTFYPTKKLLVVFQPHLFSRTRDFAEDFARSLENGDGLLLLDIYPARELQENFEGITSTWLAEKIEIENKEVCTLQETFENIKKRDFDILLTVGAGNIDTLYDPIMEWLPNIEKVEI